A genomic region of Gemmata massiliana contains the following coding sequences:
- a CDS encoding acyl carrier protein — translation MRTTDELLGALGDVVRQTFPDRDFPDSVDLDTRAFGDLGLASIDLVVLAERLDAHFGRRLPFGVFLKGLRDRGAEDLSLGDLVAFLQQHAG, via the coding sequence ATGCGAACCACCGACGAACTACTCGGCGCACTCGGAGACGTCGTTCGGCAGACGTTTCCCGATCGCGATTTCCCCGATTCCGTTGATCTCGATACGCGGGCCTTCGGCGACCTCGGACTCGCGTCGATCGACCTCGTCGTTCTGGCCGAACGGCTCGATGCGCATTTCGGGCGCCGGTTGCCGTTCGGCGTCTTCCTGAAGGGCTTGCGGGATCGTGGCGCGGAAGACCTGTCACTCGGCGATTTGGTCGCTTTTTTGCAGCAGCATGCCGGGTAG
- a CDS encoding alpha/beta fold hydrolase, protein MPEVEVNGTRLFYQQSGEGPDVVLVHAVTSNQAVWVFSGLVEALAADFRVTAYDMRGHGASARPATGYTSAVMAEDFRQFHAALGLKPAFLVGHSFGGVVSMHAAVVAPECVAGVLLSDSFFPGLKHIEPNFGKMGIWGDVRETFARVGVELGDTVDFTRLFRETAALSPEKMKELEDIYGAFGRGWLRQLPRLAETTCGDEVLAEAGLTEPVLAGLTKPVVALYDEFSPFLATCRWLEQHLAKCTVEIIPAAKHLAMLDNTAGFTDAVKRHLTRLSQ, encoded by the coding sequence ATGCCCGAAGTTGAGGTCAACGGCACGCGGCTCTTTTACCAGCAGTCCGGCGAAGGTCCGGACGTCGTGTTGGTCCACGCGGTCACGAGTAACCAGGCCGTTTGGGTGTTTAGCGGGTTGGTAGAGGCGCTCGCGGCCGACTTCCGCGTAACCGCCTACGACATGCGCGGCCACGGCGCCAGCGCACGCCCGGCGACCGGGTACACGTCGGCGGTGATGGCCGAGGACTTCCGTCAGTTTCATGCGGCGCTCGGACTGAAACCGGCGTTCCTCGTGGGGCACAGTTTCGGCGGCGTAGTGAGTATGCACGCCGCGGTCGTTGCACCGGAATGCGTGGCCGGTGTGCTGCTCTCGGACTCTTTTTTCCCCGGCTTAAAGCACATCGAACCGAACTTCGGCAAGATGGGCATTTGGGGCGATGTGCGTGAGACGTTCGCTCGTGTTGGCGTCGAACTCGGCGACACGGTGGACTTCACCCGCCTCTTCCGCGAGACTGCCGCGCTGTCTCCCGAAAAGATGAAAGAACTCGAAGACATTTATGGCGCGTTCGGCCGCGGGTGGTTGCGCCAACTCCCGCGTCTCGCCGAAACGACGTGTGGCGATGAAGTTCTGGCCGAGGCCGGGCTCACGGAGCCGGTGCTCGCGGGGCTCACGAAGCCGGTGGTCGCGCTGTACGACGAATTCTCCCCCTTCCTTGCCACATGCCGGTGGCTAGAACAACATCTTGCTAAGTGTACGGTCGAGATCATCCCGGCCGCGAAGCACCTGGCGATGCTTGATAACACGGCGGGCTTCACGGACGCCGTCAAACGGCACCTGACGCGGCTCTCGCAGTAA
- a CDS encoding ABC transporter permease → MHFVTFILKNLTRRPIRTALTVLGLAVTVGSMIAFLAVSHNVKESAERAVRGFDLQVMQAGKSSGLNSDFSEYFVEAARKLPEVSQVAEGVADMADMTRDGGAVDAVLIFGWRADNFAFDELKFTSGRKFEAGEHHKVMLGNMLADNLGKKVGDKLVLGGDTKNPYEVIGIYESPHIFERGGAIVPYKDAQVITGKRDRVTGFSVRVRKAGAQATPAEVDAARKKIEALEDPNDSTARLTAQTPEDFVKSLQQLKLMRAVSWLISAIALAIGVISMLNTMAMSVLERTQEIGILRAVGWPPRRVIGMVLGEAVLIATAAAVGGTLIALLGMQILTLSPKVNGFIEPNVAPLVVVQGALITVFIGVIGGAYPAFRASRMLPTEALRHD, encoded by the coding sequence ATGCATTTTGTCACGTTCATTCTGAAGAACCTCACGCGCCGGCCAATCCGCACGGCCCTAACCGTTTTGGGGCTAGCGGTTACGGTCGGGAGCATGATCGCGTTCCTGGCTGTCAGCCACAACGTGAAGGAGTCCGCGGAGCGGGCCGTTCGGGGCTTCGACCTCCAGGTCATGCAGGCCGGTAAATCGAGCGGGTTGAACAGCGACTTCAGCGAATACTTCGTCGAAGCGGCGCGAAAGCTCCCCGAAGTGTCGCAAGTGGCCGAGGGCGTCGCGGACATGGCGGACATGACGCGCGACGGCGGGGCCGTCGATGCGGTCCTGATCTTCGGGTGGCGGGCAGACAACTTCGCGTTCGACGAGCTGAAGTTCACCTCCGGCCGCAAGTTCGAGGCCGGTGAGCACCACAAGGTCATGCTCGGGAACATGCTGGCCGACAACCTCGGCAAGAAGGTCGGCGACAAACTGGTTCTCGGGGGCGACACCAAGAACCCCTACGAGGTGATCGGGATCTACGAGAGTCCGCACATCTTCGAGCGGGGCGGGGCGATCGTTCCTTACAAGGACGCCCAAGTCATCACCGGCAAACGGGACCGTGTGACTGGCTTCTCGGTGCGCGTGCGGAAGGCGGGCGCCCAGGCCACGCCCGCCGAGGTGGATGCGGCGCGGAAGAAGATCGAGGCGCTGGAAGACCCGAATGATTCGACCGCCCGGCTTACGGCTCAGACGCCCGAAGACTTCGTGAAATCGCTCCAGCAACTCAAACTCATGCGGGCCGTGTCGTGGTTGATCTCCGCGATCGCGCTGGCGATCGGCGTCATCAGCATGTTGAACACGATGGCGATGTCGGTGCTGGAGCGCACGCAGGAGATCGGTATTCTGCGGGCGGTCGGTTGGCCGCCGCGCCGGGTGATCGGCATGGTTCTGGGCGAGGCCGTTCTGATTGCGACGGCCGCAGCCGTGGGGGGGACGCTGATCGCACTTTTGGGAATGCAGATTCTTACTCTCTCGCCGAAGGTGAACGGGTTCATCGAACCGAACGTGGCCCCACTGGTGGTCGTTCAGGGCGCCCTCATCACCGTGTTCATCGGCGTGATCGGCGGCGCGTACCCCGCGTTCCGGGCGTCCCGCATGCTGCCAACGGAGGCGCTCCGCCATGACTGA
- a CDS encoding ABC transporter ATP-binding protein produces MTDGPAAHLLYADQVVKTYPDGDVHALNGVTLGVKAGQHVAITGPSGCGKSTLLNLLGVLDKPDAGEVYFRGEPLSRHPDLNNFRARQIGFVFQSFFLIPTLSARENVQVPMFEGPPRSTRERVRKADELLELVGMSKRADHLPLKLSIGERQRVALARALANDPAMLLADEPTGNLDSDNAVKVLDLFASLQKSRNLALVVVTHSDEVAERADRVIRMRDGRVVSDAGTARVSTSGCAS; encoded by the coding sequence ATGACTGACGGCCCCGCCGCCCACCTGCTCTACGCCGACCAGGTGGTGAAGACCTACCCGGACGGGGACGTCCACGCGCTCAACGGGGTCACGCTCGGGGTGAAGGCCGGGCAGCACGTTGCCATCACCGGCCCGTCCGGGTGCGGTAAGTCCACGCTCCTGAACCTGCTCGGTGTGCTCGACAAGCCCGACGCCGGTGAGGTGTACTTCCGCGGCGAACCGCTCTCGCGCCACCCGGACCTGAACAACTTCCGCGCCCGGCAGATCGGGTTCGTGTTTCAGTCGTTCTTCCTGATCCCGACGCTGAGTGCGCGCGAGAACGTGCAGGTACCGATGTTCGAGGGGCCGCCTCGGAGCACCCGCGAGCGCGTGCGGAAGGCGGACGAGTTGCTCGAACTCGTGGGAATGTCAAAGCGCGCCGACCACCTGCCACTGAAGCTCTCGATCGGCGAGCGCCAGCGCGTGGCGCTCGCCCGCGCACTGGCCAACGATCCGGCGATGCTCCTGGCGGACGAACCGACCGGGAACCTCGATTCCGACAACGCGGTCAAGGTGCTCGACCTGTTCGCGTCGCTCCAGAAGTCGCGTAATCTCGCGCTCGTGGTGGTCACGCACAGCGACGAGGTCGCCGAGCGCGCCGACCGGGTAATCCGCATGCGGGACGGGCGCGTGGTCAGCGACGCCGGAACCGCCCGAGTGTCCACTTCTGGATGCGCGAGTTAA
- a CDS encoding PAS domain-containing protein yields MFTFVKALETLAPPPRASRLLRLTAMKFPLLPQAAETMALGMVICDATRSDFPIVYCNPGFERLTGYTSDEVVGRNCRFLQGPGTDAQELERLRRSLREHAGCSVVLRNYRKDRTPFWNALSVTPLEDETGTVTHFVGVQTDITHVKELEAQFLQAQKMGVVGRLTGGVAHDFNNLLTVINGFAEAVLDLLPPDNPTRDMIAEIAAAGSRAAGLTRQLLTLSRKGGARRAHADLNAVVNSCSGILRRLLGSGVELRTELVPDLHPTTADPGHVEQVLINLVVNARDAMPNGGALTISTADAHVKSDDPQHPGIPAGVYAVLRVADTGHGMDPATLKRIFEPYFTTKPAGRGTGLGLSTVWDIVQKSQGHVCVDSELGSGTEFRVYLPRVDALPFEPLPDSSGEHRLRGSETVLIVDSDTSVRALMTHALRSRGYTVLAAGDPQEATALVSDHPGTIDLVVCDLVLSGESGNALARRLRVARPDLALLLTSGCVGEGCEIPDAATPFLPKPFTPAGLATEVRKVLDRG; encoded by the coding sequence ATGTTCACGTTCGTGAAAGCGCTCGAGACCCTTGCCCCGCCCCCACGAGCTTCACGACTGCTGCGGTTGACCGCGATGAAGTTCCCGCTGTTGCCCCAAGCGGCCGAGACGATGGCGCTCGGGATGGTCATCTGCGACGCCACCCGCTCCGACTTCCCCATCGTGTACTGCAACCCCGGGTTCGAGCGTCTCACGGGCTACACGTCTGATGAGGTCGTTGGGCGCAACTGCCGCTTCCTTCAGGGACCGGGGACCGACGCCCAAGAGCTCGAACGGCTCCGCCGCTCACTGCGGGAGCACGCCGGGTGTTCGGTCGTACTGCGGAACTACCGCAAGGACCGGACCCCGTTCTGGAACGCACTTTCCGTCACGCCGCTCGAAGACGAAACCGGAACGGTCACGCACTTCGTCGGCGTGCAGACCGACATCACCCACGTGAAGGAACTCGAAGCGCAGTTCCTCCAGGCCCAGAAGATGGGGGTGGTCGGTCGGCTCACGGGCGGGGTGGCGCACGACTTCAACAACTTGCTCACCGTCATCAACGGATTCGCCGAGGCCGTACTCGATCTGCTGCCGCCTGACAACCCGACCCGAGACATGATCGCCGAGATCGCGGCCGCGGGTTCGCGTGCGGCTGGGCTGACGCGCCAGTTACTCACACTCAGCCGAAAGGGTGGCGCGCGCCGCGCGCACGCGGACCTGAACGCCGTGGTGAACTCGTGCAGCGGGATTCTGCGCCGGCTCCTCGGTTCAGGAGTCGAACTCCGCACCGAACTCGTGCCGGATCTGCACCCCACCACCGCCGACCCCGGGCACGTCGAGCAAGTGCTCATCAACCTCGTGGTGAACGCGCGCGACGCGATGCCCAACGGTGGCGCGCTGACCATTTCGACGGCCGACGCGCACGTGAAGAGTGACGATCCTCAACACCCCGGGATTCCGGCCGGAGTGTACGCGGTGCTCCGGGTCGCGGACACCGGACACGGGATGGACCCGGCGACTTTGAAACGCATCTTCGAGCCGTACTTCACGACGAAGCCCGCGGGGCGCGGGACCGGACTGGGGCTGTCGACCGTTTGGGACATCGTGCAAAAGAGCCAGGGACACGTATGCGTGGACTCGGAACTCGGGAGCGGGACCGAGTTCCGTGTGTACCTGCCGAGAGTGGACGCACTGCCGTTCGAGCCGCTCCCGGACTCTTCGGGCGAACACCGCTTGCGCGGGTCGGAAACGGTTCTGATCGTGGACAGCGACACGTCCGTTCGGGCACTAATGACCCACGCGCTCCGGTCGCGGGGCTACACCGTGCTCGCGGCGGGCGACCCGCAGGAAGCCACCGCGCTCGTGTCCGACCACCCCGGCACGATCGATCTGGTGGTCTGTGACCTGGTACTTTCGGGCGAGTCGGGTAACGCGCTGGCTCGTCGGCTCCGGGTGGCCCGGCCGGATCTAGCGCTCCTGCTCACGTCGGGGTGCGTCGGCGAGGGGTGCGAAATACCGGACGCCGCGACGCCGTTCCTGCCGAAACCGTTTACACCGGCCGGACTCGCGACCGAAGTGCGCAAGGTGCTCGATCGGGGCTGA
- the kdsB gene encoding 3-deoxy-manno-octulosonate cytidylyltransferase, whose amino-acid sequence MRTAIVIPARFASSRLPGKPLLRETGKYLIQHVFEQAQKAKCASDVIVATDDDRIFAAVREFGGTPVMTRADHVSGTDRVAEVAARLTADVVINLQGDEPQLDPDAIDLLAELMTAPGSDMATLAVPITDAETYRNPNVVKVVCDDRGRAMYFSRSPIPMVRDGEPDFTARPARFLQHLGVYAYRRDFLLRIAGEPPHPLEQSEKLEQLRVLGTGGTIMLGQVPRAHRGVDTPADYADFVRWYRQNGDNGAGGTRRAA is encoded by the coding sequence ATGCGCACCGCTATCGTTATCCCCGCGAGGTTCGCGTCGTCGCGGTTGCCCGGTAAACCGCTCCTGCGCGAAACCGGGAAGTACCTGATTCAACACGTCTTCGAGCAGGCGCAGAAAGCGAAGTGCGCGTCCGACGTGATCGTGGCCACCGACGACGACCGCATCTTCGCAGCCGTGCGCGAGTTCGGCGGCACCCCCGTGATGACACGCGCCGATCATGTGTCCGGGACCGATCGCGTGGCCGAGGTCGCTGCGCGTCTTACCGCGGACGTGGTCATCAACTTGCAGGGCGACGAGCCGCAACTGGACCCGGACGCGATCGACCTGCTCGCGGAGTTGATGACCGCACCCGGGTCGGACATGGCCACGCTCGCGGTGCCGATCACGGACGCGGAGACGTACCGCAACCCGAACGTGGTCAAGGTGGTGTGCGACGACCGCGGACGTGCGATGTACTTCTCGCGGTCGCCGATTCCGATGGTGCGCGACGGCGAACCGGACTTCACCGCTCGGCCCGCCCGGTTCCTTCAGCACCTGGGCGTGTACGCTTACCGGCGCGACTTCCTCCTCCGGATTGCGGGCGAACCGCCGCACCCACTGGAGCAATCGGAAAAACTCGAACAACTCCGCGTGCTCGGCACGGGCGGCACAATCATGCTCGGGCAAGTGCCCCGCGCGCACCGCGGTGTGGACACGCCGGCCGATTACGCCGATTTCGTCCGGTGGTACCGGCAGAACGGGGACAACGGGGCGGGGGGAACGCGCCGCGCTGCATAA
- a CDS encoding CTP synthase → MTKHIFVTGGVVSSLGKGLTSASIGLLLEKRGLRVRLQKLDPYLNVDPGTMSPYQHGEVYVLDDGTETDLDLGHYERFTHAVLNKDCNYTTGKIYLSVIEKERRGDYRGKTVQVIPHVTDEIKGCIKKMVAPDVDVVITEIGGTVGDIEGMPYFEAIRQYALDVGKNNCLFVHLTLVPYLKAAGELKTKPTQRSVRDLREIGIQPDILICRTEKDIPKDECEKIALFCNVERNAVIEEKDKEFSIYEVPLSLANNKLDELVVEKLHLTHAKPLDMSEWSRMLDTMRAPEHEVTIGFVGKYVKHRDAYKSVYESLDHAGIAHRTKVRVLRIESDKLADEGAAQALANVDGLLIPGGFDKRGIEGKIEAIRFARETGLPFFGICLGLQCATIEFARHVAGLENANSTEFDKASPHPVVCLLEEQEGVTNLGGTQRLGAYPCHLKPNTKARAAFGVDVISERHRHRYEVNNNFRDRLEAQGMIFSGTSPDGSLVEAIELKDHPWFVAVQSHPEFLSKPTKPHPLFRDFIGASLERRHSRKPVAVVMS, encoded by the coding sequence ATGACTAAACACATTTTCGTTACTGGTGGCGTCGTCAGTTCGCTCGGAAAGGGCCTGACGTCCGCCTCCATCGGGTTGCTTTTGGAAAAACGTGGGCTGCGGGTGCGGTTGCAGAAACTCGATCCGTACCTGAACGTCGACCCGGGCACGATGTCGCCGTACCAGCACGGCGAGGTGTACGTCCTCGACGACGGCACCGAAACCGACCTCGACCTCGGGCACTACGAGCGGTTCACGCACGCGGTGCTCAACAAGGACTGCAATTACACCACGGGCAAGATCTACCTCTCGGTCATCGAGAAGGAGCGCCGCGGGGACTACCGCGGGAAGACCGTGCAGGTGATCCCGCACGTCACGGACGAGATCAAGGGCTGCATCAAGAAGATGGTCGCGCCGGACGTGGACGTGGTCATCACTGAGATCGGCGGGACCGTCGGCGACATCGAGGGCATGCCGTACTTCGAGGCGATCCGCCAGTACGCGCTCGACGTCGGCAAGAACAACTGCCTGTTCGTTCACCTCACGCTCGTCCCGTATCTCAAGGCTGCCGGCGAGCTGAAGACCAAGCCGACGCAGCGCAGCGTGCGCGACCTGCGCGAGATCGGTATCCAGCCGGACATCCTCATCTGCCGCACCGAGAAGGACATTCCGAAGGACGAGTGCGAGAAGATCGCGCTGTTCTGTAACGTCGAGCGGAACGCGGTGATCGAGGAAAAGGACAAGGAGTTCAGCATCTACGAGGTGCCGCTGAGCCTCGCGAACAACAAGCTCGACGAACTCGTCGTGGAGAAACTGCACCTCACGCACGCGAAGCCGCTCGACATGAGCGAGTGGAGCCGGATGCTCGACACCATGCGGGCGCCCGAGCACGAGGTCACCATCGGGTTCGTCGGCAAGTACGTGAAGCACCGTGACGCTTACAAGAGCGTGTACGAGTCGCTCGATCACGCCGGGATCGCTCACCGGACGAAGGTGCGGGTGCTGCGCATCGAATCGGACAAGCTCGCGGACGAGGGCGCGGCTCAAGCTCTGGCGAACGTGGACGGGTTGCTCATCCCCGGCGGGTTCGACAAGCGCGGGATCGAGGGGAAGATCGAAGCGATCCGGTTCGCGCGCGAAACGGGGTTGCCGTTTTTCGGGATCTGCCTCGGGCTCCAGTGCGCGACGATCGAGTTCGCGCGGCACGTGGCCGGCCTGGAGAACGCGAACAGCACCGAGTTCGACAAGGCGTCTCCGCACCCGGTCGTGTGCCTGCTCGAAGAACAGGAGGGCGTCACGAACCTCGGCGGCACGCAGCGCCTGGGCGCGTACCCGTGTCACCTGAAGCCGAACACCAAGGCGCGGGCCGCGTTCGGGGTGGACGTCATCAGCGAACGGCACCGGCACCGCTACGAGGTGAACAACAATTTCCGCGACCGCCTCGAAGCGCAGGGCATGATCTTCTCGGGCACGAGTCCCGATGGGTCGCTCGTCGAGGCGATCGAGTTGAAGGACCACCCGTGGTTCGTGGCGGTGCAGTCGCACCCCGAGTTCCTGTCAAAGCCGACCAAGCCGCACCCGCTGTTCCGTGATTTCATCGGCGCGAGCCTCGAACGCCGCCACTCACGGAAGCCCGTAGCGGTCGTGATGAGCTGA
- a CDS encoding GDSL-type esterase/lipase family protein, with protein MLVRRIVSTGLVLALCVTAPLGARDAKDNPAVKPLNRDIQRHKQFLKIVEKGEGDVIFLGDSITQGWEGAGKKVWPEAFGSFKPVNLGIGGDQTGHVIWRLTEGKEIEPLKPKLAVIMIGTNNMGGHTPEQIAGGVKAIIAELQKQKPDTKVLLLAIFPRSPKADDKIRVKVSDTNKILAKFADDKKVFYKDIGEKFLEKDGTLDKKIMPDYLHLSEEGYKIWADAIKEDIAKLVK; from the coding sequence ATGCTCGTTCGCCGAATCGTGAGCACCGGCCTCGTGCTGGCGCTGTGCGTCACCGCGCCCCTCGGCGCGAGAGACGCCAAAGACAACCCGGCCGTGAAGCCGCTCAACCGCGACATCCAGCGTCACAAGCAGTTCCTGAAGATCGTGGAAAAGGGTGAGGGAGATGTGATCTTCCTGGGTGACTCCATCACCCAGGGTTGGGAAGGCGCGGGCAAGAAAGTGTGGCCCGAGGCGTTCGGCTCGTTCAAGCCCGTGAACCTCGGCATCGGCGGTGACCAGACCGGTCACGTGATCTGGCGCCTCACCGAGGGCAAGGAAATCGAACCGCTGAAGCCGAAGCTCGCGGTCATCATGATCGGCACGAACAACATGGGCGGGCACACGCCCGAACAGATCGCGGGTGGCGTGAAGGCCATCATCGCCGAACTTCAGAAACAGAAACCCGACACGAAAGTGCTCCTGCTCGCGATCTTCCCGCGGTCCCCGAAGGCCGACGACAAGATCCGCGTGAAGGTGAGCGACACGAACAAGATCCTCGCCAAGTTCGCGGACGACAAGAAGGTCTTCTACAAGGACATCGGCGAGAAGTTCCTGGAAAAGGACGGCACGCTCGACAAGAAGATCATGCCCGACTACCTGCACCTCAGCGAAGAGGGGTACAAGATCTGGGCCGACGCGATCAAAGAGGACATCGCGAAGCTGGTGAAGTGA
- a CDS encoding NAD(P)/FAD-dependent oxidoreductase produces the protein MSDGTGAHKVVIIGGGFGGLVAAQSLNKTPTDVTVIDRRNFHLFQPLLYQVATGALSPANIAAPLRSALKKQQNTRVVLGEVTGFDIPGKAVLLKDGARVPFDSLIVATGSTHHYFGHNEWEEFAPGLKTIEDATEIRRRVLSAFERAERTTDPAERARLLTFVVVGGGPTGVEMAGAIRELAKHTLRADFRNFNPATARVIIVEGQTRVLGAFHESLSAKAKVSLEEMGIEVQLDCHVTAIGAGHVLVKPDGGKAEATRIDTETVVWAAGVKASPLGKILADALGDVTVGRGGHVPVNPDCTVGAHPNVFVIGDLASCAGTNGKPLPGVAQVAMQQGEYVAGTIVRRIKGESPKGPFRYFDKGNMATIGRARAVAEAFGIRFSGHLAWFAWLFIHILYLARFENRVLVLFQWFFNYVTRNRAARLITGERPPDTRGTK, from the coding sequence ATGTCGGACGGCACAGGCGCCCACAAGGTGGTCATCATCGGCGGCGGGTTCGGTGGGCTGGTCGCGGCCCAATCTCTGAACAAGACGCCGACCGACGTCACGGTCATCGACCGGCGCAACTTCCACCTGTTCCAGCCGCTGCTCTACCAGGTCGCGACCGGCGCGCTGTCCCCGGCCAACATCGCGGCCCCGCTCCGGTCCGCACTGAAGAAGCAGCAGAACACTCGCGTGGTGCTCGGCGAGGTGACCGGGTTCGATATCCCCGGTAAGGCGGTCCTCCTCAAAGACGGCGCGCGGGTTCCGTTCGATTCGCTCATCGTCGCGACCGGGTCCACGCACCACTACTTCGGCCACAACGAGTGGGAGGAGTTCGCCCCGGGCCTGAAGACCATCGAGGACGCGACCGAGATCCGGCGCCGGGTGCTGTCCGCGTTCGAGCGGGCGGAGCGCACGACCGACCCGGCGGAACGGGCACGGCTCCTCACGTTCGTGGTCGTCGGTGGCGGCCCGACCGGGGTGGAGATGGCCGGCGCGATCCGCGAACTCGCGAAGCACACACTCCGCGCCGACTTCCGCAACTTCAACCCGGCGACTGCCCGCGTGATTATCGTGGAGGGGCAGACGCGCGTGCTCGGCGCGTTCCACGAATCACTCAGCGCGAAGGCGAAGGTCTCCCTGGAAGAAATGGGCATCGAGGTGCAACTCGATTGCCACGTGACCGCGATCGGAGCCGGTCACGTGCTCGTGAAGCCCGACGGCGGAAAGGCCGAGGCAACGCGCATCGATACCGAAACGGTCGTGTGGGCCGCGGGCGTGAAGGCGTCGCCGCTCGGGAAGATTCTGGCGGACGCGCTCGGTGACGTCACGGTCGGGCGCGGCGGACACGTTCCGGTGAACCCCGATTGCACCGTCGGCGCGCACCCCAACGTTTTCGTCATCGGCGACCTCGCCAGTTGCGCCGGTACGAACGGCAAGCCGCTCCCGGGCGTCGCGCAGGTCGCGATGCAGCAGGGCGAGTACGTGGCCGGCACGATCGTGCGCCGGATCAAAGGAGAAAGCCCCAAGGGACCGTTCCGCTACTTCGATAAGGGGAACATGGCGACGATCGGTCGCGCGCGGGCGGTGGCCGAGGCGTTCGGCATCCGGTTCAGCGGGCACCTCGCGTGGTTCGCGTGGCTGTTCATCCACATCCTGTACCTAGCCCGGTTCGAGAACCGCGTGCTGGTGCTGTTCCAGTGGTTCTTCAACTACGTCACGCGGAACCGCGCCGCACGGCTCATCACCGGCGAGCGCCCCCCCGATACGCGCGGCACGAAATAA